The following proteins are encoded in a genomic region of Candidatus Methanomethylicota archaeon:
- a CDS encoding elongator complex protein 4: MSKSISIDVPEEVWILISKDELLKKAMERIAVEEFRKLLLKYFVAEEITGVVDEKEIIRIDDELKGEMWEELKWKAVKKGLNKCVSA; the protein is encoded by the coding sequence GTGAGTAAGAGTATTTCTATTGATGTTCCAGAAGAAGTTTGGATTCTTATCTCAAAGGATGAGTTACTTAAAAAGGCTATGGAACGCATTGCTGTTGAGGAATTCAGAAAGCTTTTGTTAAAGTATTTTGTAGCGGAAGAGATAACTGGAGTTGTAGATGAAAAGGAAATAATTAGGATAGATGATGAGTTGAAGGGGGAAATGTGGGAAGAACTGAAATGGAAAGCTGTTAAAAAAGGTTTAAACAAGTGTGTTAGCGCGTGA